Proteins found in one Crassostrea angulata isolate pt1a10 chromosome 3, ASM2561291v2, whole genome shotgun sequence genomic segment:
- the LOC128175694 gene encoding uncharacterized protein LOC128175694, which translates to MTMDCIVPQPIWTGGYHHGGLASLHSHYFAPYYIPRKRSSFSCSYFSGPYGLPSRLDDDVAFPTDIKLERADDCTPEEDKDLKICVVCGERASGYYFGALVCLPCKSFYIRCTKDGEPTFTCQCNGNCDIAKQGRIRCQYCRYQRCLMAGMCRKEKPETVQPADGQVLCKVCGDIANGIHFGVNTCEGCKKFFRRGLVENQSYLCKSEKKCTINPRNRNNCRYCRYQKCISVGMSREAIKMGRPKKAETTESNNSANAADASESPSISPVPSPPINFSPGSSPSRHQVNDNLFDLSKVKAEPSNCDLTRMSPPSLNSPAADGNLAKPSYADTTQSYAVPYTQSWSSSASHNMDWPQNQRNSHINWHQEIAQSVAQQQMVSSATTAQTVMSVSNSMPVQSQAVQNTNVVYEEDDMDDILAYLSQDQTPLEPKKNSIQNIAVQSSEQSFTPNAPMQQQQSCMIDTHSSVPNFPVPSSKQFKQQINAFNNQMLQSDSYSPLNVDTSPGHSVCSNRINYPSPTYQYGNGSPNHYSQQSPEHSYGPHSPQCMPPSPQYQQQPSPYSPCQYQNSPLDSNQYHANSPQAASPNYPPSPSNNAYTPLTPYPQNAYAGQGSPSGAMMGEKVMPYLDMKGQMKINQMFMNCDDNIQNFQEDSNSDGFVSRAEFDRNLIIKTLQLHRGNGPEYYSSPESSPHSHHDSSDDSSDAYFTNSCGQKRKSHDTVGMHYESMGGGSFFTGNDKDFQCENYSMMKSQRYWNEPQRLMTQGPLTEEMMAFTNHIMAGYSKFVTSCDEGKKNLQEVLKGQWPAFGKEESHWNHVQRRVIRNITGFMNFVKTIPGFDSINSEDAAELCVMNSFHIAIILSANNYYDKEQKRFQYFWNWTLSPNNPMYFFKLRLLQCGEHLNRLNLTPMEETFLSVITFLSTDITNLRDPATLESLRQKMIHIFQAQLIAQGVDPIQRIQELFRVMPDCRHCSMWHKQLMSKMKTNMENQEMHQLFDKLDLENPMS; encoded by the exons ATGACAATGGACTGTATAGTACCGCAACCAATTTGGACAGGAGGCTACCATCACGGTGGCCTTGCCTCTCTTCACTCTCATTATTTCGCTCCATACTACATCCCCAGGAAACGCAGTTCCTTCTCCTGCTCCTACTTCTCAG GACCGTACGGTTTACCCTCTAGATTAGATGACGATGTGGCTTTCCCCACTGATATAAAACTAGAAAGAGCCGACGACTGTACCCCTGAGGAGGACAAGGATTTGAAGATCTGCGTAGTTTGCGGTGAACGGGCCAGTGGCTACTACTTTGGGGCTCTCGTCTGTCTGCCCTGCAAG AGCTTTTATATCAGATGCACAAAAGATGGCGAGCCCACCTTTACTTGTCAATGTAATGGGAACTGTGACATTGCGAAGCAAGGACGCATCCGCTGTCAGTATTGTCGCTACCAACGCTGTCTTATGGCAGGCATGTGCAGGAAAG AGAAACCTGAAACAGTCCAGCCAGCAGATGGCCAAGTTTTGTGTAAAGTTTGTGGGGATATTGCTAATGGTATCCATTTTGGAGTGAACACATGTGAAGGGTGCAAG AAATTTTTCCGTCGGGGATTAGTTGAAAATCAAAGTTACCTTTGCAAAAGTGAGAAAAAGTGCACAATCAACCCACGGAACCGAAATAATTGCCGATACTGTCGTTACCAAAAATGCATCAGTGTTGGAATGTCCCGAGAGG CCATAAAGATGGGTCGTCCCAAGAAAGCCGAAACAACAGAATCAAACAATTCTGCAAATGCTGCAGATGCTTCAGAATCTCCCTCCATTTCACCCGTTCCCTCACCCCCCATCAACTTTTCACCAGGATCCTCTCCCTCCCGACACCAGGTCAATGACAACTTGTTTGACCTGTCAAAGGTCAAGGCTGAACCATCCAACTGCGATCTCACAAGAATGTCTCCACCATCTCTCAACAGCCCCGCCGCAGATGGAAACTTGGCGAAGCCTTCTTATGCTGACACTACCCAATCTTATGCTGTCCCTTACACACAGAGCTGGTCATCGTCAGCCTCTCACAATATGGACTGGCCCCAGAACCAGAGGAATTCACACATCAATTGGCACCAAGAAATTGCACAATCTGTTGCTCAGCAGCAAATGGTATCCAGTGCTACAACAGCTCAGACAGTGATGTCTGTCAGCAACTCTATGCCAGTACAAAGTCAAGCTGTTCAAAACACTAATGTAGTGTATGAGGAAGATGACATGGATGACATTTTGGCTTACCTTTCTCAAGACCAGACTCCACTGGAACCCAAAAAGAATTCCATCCAGAACATTGCTGTCCAGTCATCGGAACAAAGCTTTACACCTAATGCACCAATGCAACAGCAGCAGTCATGCATGATTGATACCCATTCATCTGTGCCCAATTTTCCTGTCCCATCATCAAAGCAGTTTAAGCAACAGATTAATGCCTTCAACAATCAGATGCTTCAAAGCGATAGTTACAGCCCTCTGAATGTTGACACGTCCCCTGGGCACTCTGTTTGTTCTAACAGAATCAACTACCCAAGCCCTACCTATCAGTATGGTAATGGATCTCCAAATCATTACAGCCAGCAGTCCCCAGAGCATTCCTATGGTCCCCATTCTCCACAGTGCATGCCTCCATCTCCCCAGTATCAGCAACAGCCATCGCCCTATTCTCCCTGTCAATATCAGAACTCTCCTTTAGATTCAAATCAGTACCATGCTAACTCACCCCAGGCAGCCAGTCCAAATTATCCTCCATCCCCATCCAACAATGCTTACACCCCTCTGACACCTTACCCACAGAATGCATATGCTGGACAAGGTTCACCCTCAGGGGCTATGATGGGAGAAAAAGTTATGCCTTATTTGGACATGAAAGGTCAGATGAAAATCAATCAGATGTTtatgaactgtgatgataacaTTCAGAATTTCCAAGAGGATTCAAACAGTGATGGGTTTGTTTCTAGAGCTGAATTTGACAGAAATCTAATAATAAAAACTCTACAGCTCCATAGAGGGAATGGTCCCGAGTACTACTCCAGCCCTGAATCTTCTCCTCATAGCCATCATGACAGTAGCGATGACTCGAGCGATGCTTACTTCACAAATAGCTGTGGTCAGAAGCGGAAATCCCATGACACAGTTGGCATGCACTATGAGAGTATGGGAGGTGGCAGCTTTTTCACTGGCAATGATAAAGATTTTCAGTGTGAGAACTACAGCATGATGAAATCTCAGAGGTACTGGAATGAGCCACAAAGACTGATGACACAGGGTCCACTCACAGAAGAAATGATGGCCTTTACCAATCATATCATGGCTGGCTACTCTAAATTTGTCACATCTTGTGATGAGGGCAAAAAGAATTTGCAAGAAGTGCTCAAG GGTCAGTGGCCTGCTTTTGGGAAGGAAGAAAGTCACTGGAATCATGTACAGCGGCGGGTGATCAGAAATATCACAGGCTTCATGAATTTTGTGAAAACTATTCCAG GCTTTGACAGTATCAACAGTGAGGATGCAGCCGAGCTGTGTGTCATGAACAGCTTTCATATCGCCATCATTTTGTCTGCCAACAATTACTATGACAAAGAGCAGAAGAGATTTCAGTATTTCTGGAACTGGACCTTGTCCCCGAACAACCCCATGTACTTCTTCAAGCTTCGCCTGCTCCAGTGCGGGGAACATCTGAACCGACTCAATTTGACACCGATGGAGGAAACTTTCCTTTCAGTCATAACTTTCCTAAGCACTG aTATTACAAACTTGAGAGATCCTGCCACTTTGGAATCACTCAGACAAAAGATGATTCACATCTTCCAAGCACAGCTGATAG CACAAGGAGTAGACCCCATTCAACGCATCCAGGAACTATTCAGAGTCATGCCAGACTGCCGCCATTGCTCTATGTGGCACAAGCAGCTGATGAGTAAGATGAAGACCAACATGGAAAATCAAGAGATGCACCAGTTGTTTGACAAACTCGACCTGGAAAACCCCATGTCTTAA